A window of Choloepus didactylus isolate mChoDid1 chromosome 21, mChoDid1.pri, whole genome shotgun sequence contains these coding sequences:
- the LOC119517079 gene encoding 40S ribosomal protein S27-like yields MPLARGLLHPCLEEEKKKHKKKRLVQSPNSYFMDVKCPGCYKITTVFSHAQTMVLCVGCSTVLCQPTGGKARLTEGCSFRRKQH; encoded by the coding sequence ATGCCTTTGGCTAGAGGTTTACTACATCCGTGcttggaagaggaaaagaaaaaacataaaaagaaacggCTAGTTCAAAGTCCAAATTCTTATTTTATGGATGTAAAATGTCCAGGTTGCTACAAGATTACTACGGTTTTCAGCCATGCTCAGACAATGGTTCTTTGTGTAGGTTGTTCAACAGTGTTGTGCCAGCCTACAGGAGGAAAGGCCAGACTCACAGAAGGATGTTCATTTAGAAGAAAACAACACTAA